The Stigmatella aurantiaca DW4/3-1 genome contains the following window.
CAAGGGCATCAAGGAGCTGAAGATCAAGACCAGCAGCGGCGAGGTCGCCCCGACGGCCGAGAACATCAAGAGCGGCAAGTACCCCCTGTCCCGGGACTTGTACTTCTACCTGCGTGGCAAGCCTACCGGTGAGGTCAAAACCTTCATCGACTTCGCCCTGTCCGACGAGGGGCAGCAGATCGTCAACAAGGTGGGCTACTTCCCGGTGAAGTGACCGCCGTCACACGATTGTCACGCGAGGCTCCAGCGCAGATGGATAGAGAGGCCCTCATGCAGCAGAGTCTCGCGGAAACCGTGGTGGTCCCGCAGTTGTCGCCCACGGCCCGGCGGCGGCAGATCCGGGAGAAGGCCATCGCGGGCATCATCACGCTCATGGCCTTCACCGGCATCGCCGCCCTGGTGCTGATCATCGTCTTCGTCGCCAAAGAGGCGCTGGCGCTCTTCACGGACGCCCACGCCCGCGAGGAGGCGAGCTTCTCCAAGATGTTCCTGCCCCAGGTGGCCCGTCAGGGGCGGCCCCCCACGTTCACCTGGCAGCCGGTGTCCTCGATCCCGAAGGTGAGCATGATTCCGCTCTTCATCGGGACGCTGAAGACGACGTTCGTCTCCATGCTGGTGGCCGTTCCGCTGGGGGTGGCCGGCGCGCTGTTCGCGGCGGAGTTCGCCCCGCGGCGGCTGCGCGAGTTTCTCAAGCCCATCATCGAGCTGCTGGCGGGCATTCCCTCGGTGGTGCTCGGCTTCTTCGCGCTGATGGTGCTGGCCACCCTTCTTCAGGACACCTTCGGCTTCACCTACCGGCTCAACGCGGTGGTGGCGGGCCTGGGGTTGGCGCTGGCCATCGTGCCCGTCATCTTCACCGTGGCGGAGGATGCGCTCACGGCGGTGCCCCGCAGCTACCGGGAAGCCTCCCTGGCCCTGGGCGCCACCCCTTGGGAGACCGCCTGGAAGGTCGTGCTGCCCGCGGCGGCCCCTGGAATCCTCGCCGCCTGCGTGCTGGGCTTCGGCCGCGCCATCGGCGAGACGATGATCATCCTGATGGCCTCCGGCAACGCCGCCATCGTCTCCTCCAGCCTGGGGGACTCGGTCCGCTCGCTGTCCGCGACCATCGCGGCGGAGATGGGCGAGGTGGTGGTCGGCAGCCCTCACTATTCGCTGCTGTTCTTCATCGGCGTGGAGCTGTTCGTCTTCACCTTCGTCCTGAACATGGTGGCGTCCGTCTGGACGAAGAAAGTCCTCAAGCGGCTCACCGGGGGCGCGTCATGAAGCACGCCACGCGCCGAACGGTCGGGGCGGCCCTCACCTCGCTCACGGGTCTTGCCGCGCTGCTCATCGTGACCATGCTCGCCCTCATCCTCCTGGATGTGCTCCGGGGCGGAGCGGGCCACGTCACCTGGGAGTTCCTCTCCCAGCCGCCCAGCGATGGAATGATGCGTGGCGGCATCTTCCCGGCGCTCTATGGCACGGCGGCCCTGACGTTGCTGATGACCCTGGCCGTGATGCCCGTGGGCGTGCTCACCGCGGTCTACCTGCACGAGTACGCTTCGCCCGACTCGCGGCTGGCGCGCTGGGTGCGGGTGGCGATCGTCAACCTCGCGGGCGTGCCCTCCATCGTCTTTGGGCTGTTCGGCCTGGGCTTCTTCATCCACTTCGTCGGTGGCGGAATGGACCGCATGATGGGCTACCAGACCATGCACTGGGCCCAGCCCAGCATCCTCTGGGCTTCGCTCACCCTGGCGGTGTTGACCCTGCCGGTGGTCATCGTCTCCACGGAGGAGGCCCTGCGCGCGGTGCCCATGGACCACCGCACCGCCAGCCTGGCGTTGGGGGCCACCCAGTCCCAGACCCTCATGCGGGTGGTGCTGCCGGGTGCGCTGCCAGGCATCCTCACGGGGGCGGTGCTGGCGGTCTCCCGAGGCGCGGGAGAAGTCGCCCCCATCCTCTTCACCGGCGCGGCCTACTTCCTGCCAGATCTCCCCACATCGTTGAGCTCCCAGTTCATGCACCTGGGGTATCACACGTACGTGCTCGCCACACAGTCGCCCGACATCGAGGCCACCCGCCCGCTGCTGTACGCCACGGTGCTGGTGCTGCTGATGCTCACCTTTGCCCTCAACCTCGTCGCGGTCGTCATCCGCACCCGGACCCGCCGGCGTGCCGCGAACGCCCACTGAGACGCCGTTCATGACCTTCCAGCCGAACAGCCCGCGCATCAAGATGGAGGCGCGGGCGCTGACCCTCCGCTACGGCTCCAAGGTGGCCATCCGTGAAGTGAGCCTCGCCATCCCCGAGCACCGGGTCACGGCGATGATCGGCCCGTCGGGATGTGGCAAGTCCACCTTCCTGCGCTCGCTCAACCGGATGAATGACCTCATCCCCCATACCCACCACACGGGGACCATCTCTCTGGATGGCATGAGCATCCACGACCGGAACGTGGACGTGGTGGACCTGCGCCGCCGCGTGGGCATGGTGTTCCAGAAGTCCAACCCCTTCCCCAAGTCCATCTTCGAGAACGTCGCCTATGGCCTGCGGGTGGGGGGGCTGAAAAACAAGGCGGAGCTTGCCGTCCGGGTGGAGAAGTCGCTCCGGGGCGCGGCGCTCTGGGACGAGGTGAAGGACCGGCTCGATGACAGCGCCCTGGGGCTCTCGGGTGGCCAACAGCAGCGCTTATGCATCGCGCGCGCCATGGCCGTAGAACCCGAAGTGCTCCTCATGGATGAGCCGGCCAGCGCCTTGGATCCGATTGCCACCGCGAAGATCGAAGAGCTCATCTACGTGCTGAAGGCCACCTACACCATCGCCATCGTCACCCACAACATGCAGCAAGCCGCCCGGGTCAGCGACCGGACCGCTTTCTTCTACATGGGGGAATTGGTGGAATGCGGCCCGACAGAGCAGATCTTCACGAACCCGCACGAGAAGCGCACCGAGGACTACGTCACCGGGAAGTTCGGGTAGGATCGAGGGACACGAATGCCGGCGACCCATACCGACAAGGCGTTTGAGCAGGATCTGCGTGACTTGCGTGAGCGGCTGCTGGCCATGGGCGCCAAGGTGGAGGCGCTCATCGCCGGCAGCGTGCGCGCGCTCACCGAGCGGGATTCCACGCTCGCCGAGAAAGTCATCCAGTCGGACAAGGACGTGAACCGCCTGGAGGTGGAGATCGACGATCTCTGCCGCCGCATCCTCGCCTTGCGCCAGCCCGCGGCCAGCGATCTGCGGTTGATCACCACGGCCCTGAAGATCGTCACCGACCTGGAGCGCATCGGTGACTTGGCGGTGAACATCGCCGAGCGCGCCCACGACCTCAACCAGGTGCCGCCCCTGGCCCCCTACGTGGACACGCCGAAGCTGGCGGAGCTGGCCCAGCAGCAGGTGAAGAAGGCGCTGGATGCCTTCGTCTCCGACGATGTGGCGAAGGCCGAGGAAGTGCTGAAGGGCGACGACCTGCTGGATGCCCTCTTCTTGAAGATCTTCAACGAGCTGCTCGCCTACATGATGGAGGACTCGAAGAACATCCGGCGGGCCACCGCGTTGATGTTCATCGCCAAGCACCTGGAGCGCATCGGCGACCACGCGCTGAACGTGGCGGAGATGGTCGTCTACATGGTGCGGGGCAAGGACATCCGCCACCCACTGAGCCGAAACCTGACCATGGAGTAAGGGACGCGGCGCGTCACCCCGCCGTCACCCCGTTTTTCCGTGGCCGCCGTCAGCAGGTCGCGGGGCTGTCGCTGGGCTCTTCTAGCGTTTCGCGCATGCCCGTTGCCGCCCTGCTGCTGTTCTCCGCCGCCTTTCTGGGACTTCTCGCCCTGGCCGTGCAGCTCGCCCTCGTCCTGCGCCACCGGCCCCGCTCCGGCCAGTCCCACCCCAAGCCCGAGACGTCCCCTGGCATCTCCATCCTCAAGCCCCTGTGCGGCGTGGATGACGATCTGGAGGCCAACCTGGAGCAGTTCGCCACGCTGGACTACCCCCGCTATGAGGTCATCCTGGGGGTGAAGGACATGAGGGACCCGGCCTACGCCCTGGCCCGGATGGCCGTTGCCCGCTGGCCCCACGTCATGAAGCTGGCGCTGCAAGAGGGCGAGCCAGGACTCAACCCGAAGGTGAACCAGCTCGTCACGCTCTCGGCAGAGGCGCGGTACGGCCTTTGGGTCATCAGCGACTCGAACGTGCGTGTGGCCCCAGGCTACCTGCGGGAGATCGCCGAGGGGTTCGAGGATCCCGAAGTGGGCTGTGTCACGCACCCCATCGCCGGCATCGGCGAGAGGACGGTGGGCTCCCTGATGGACAACCTGCACCTGGCCTCCAGCGCCGCGGCGGGGGTGATCGCCGCCAAGCGCCTGGTGGACAAGGACATCGTGGTGGGCAAGTCCATGGCCATGCGGCGAGAGGACGTGGAGGCGCTGGGGGGCTTCTTTTCCGTCAAGGACGTGCTCGCGGAGGACTTCGTCATTGGCCAGTGGATCACCCACAAGCTGGGCAAGCGCGTGGTGATTGCCCGGACGCCAGTCTTCAACGTCTCCCTGAACAAGCGCGTGGGAGACTTCTTCAAGCGCTATGTGCGCTGGAGCGTCATCCACCACATGTCGGTGTCCACGCCCACCTATATGGCCCAGGCCCTGCTCAACCCGGCGCCCCTGGCCTTGCTTGCCGCGCTGTTGGCGCCCTCCTGGGAGTCCTTCGCGGCAGCGGGGACCGTAGCGCTCGTGAAGGCACTGCTGGACCTCACGGTGTTCCGAGCCCTGCGCCCGGAGCCCGTCTCCTGGAGCGCGGTGCCCGTGGTTCTCCTCAAGGACGCACTGCTCTTCGTGGCCTGGTGCAACGGCCTGTTCAGCCGGACGGTCCAGTGGCGCGGCACGCGGCTTCGGGTTCTCGCGGGTACACGACTGGCAGCGTCCACAGCCCCCAGCACCCCACCCCTCTCCACGAGCGACGTGGCGGGACACGAGGAGCTGCTCGCGGGCTGACCTTGGCAACGGCCGCCTCGACGCCCGGCTGCTCCACGGCCAGCCAGGACGCCCCGGTAGGAGGACGCCTGCTCTCCGGACCAGCACTCCCCATTCTCATGGGACGAATGAGAGGAGGACAGTCCGGAGTTCACCTCTTGTCCAGGGGAGGTTCTTTGAGTCGACCGATGGCGGACGATGCACGCAAGGTCCTGGTCGTGGACGACGACGCGGACTGGCGAGAGTTCCTCAAGCTCTGCCTCGAAGAGCTTGGTTACGAGACCATTGAAGCCGCCGATGGGCCCGAGGCCCTGGCCTCCCTCTCTCGTGAGCGGTGCGGCGTCATGCTCCTGGACCTGAACATGCCGGGAATGAGCGGGCTGGAGGTCGTCGAGCGGATGCCTCGAAACGCCTCGCCCCGCATCGTCTTCCTGACCTCTGCGGCGGCCCAAGACGTGGGCAGCGCGCTGCTGTCCGGGCCGCATTACTACCTCCCCAAGGGAGCCAGCCGGGACGAGCTGTCACTCCTGCTCCAATCTCTGGACGCCTGAGGCCCCCCCGCGGCCGCCTTCGCCCACGGAAGGCGGGCGCCAGGGCCTCTTCGAGGGTTGTGGAAAGTCCTTTGGGCGAGTACTTTCTCCAAAGGCACTTGGAGGCGTTTTGTCCCGATTCATCCTCTCGTTCAGAGCATCGATGCCCAGGCGCGGCGCTCCGGGAAGGTGTCTCCGGAAAACGCCTTGCCCTGGGTTCTGCGCCTCGACGGTGACGGGTTAACCCCACCGCCGACGGCGCCTCCCTGCTTCGCGGCCAGCAGGACTGCATCTCTTCCTCCCACCATTCGCTGCTGAAGGGCTCCAGGCCACCGAAAGTGCGCCAGGAGCACCGGGGTTCATCATGAGTTCACGTTCCGTGCACGAGCCGCGCTTCGCGGCAACCGTTCCGTCCTTGCAAATCACCGCCGAGGACATGATCCGCCTGCGGGCGGTGGTCGAACGGCATCTGGAGGGCACCAAGGCGGCTGCGGCCGAGCAACTGGAACTGGAACTGGACCGTGCCCGGGTGGTGCGGCAGGAGCAGATCCCTCCCGACATCGTCACCATGAGGTCGCGCGTTCTCTTCGAGGACCTGGACACGGGCCGCCGCCGGGAGGCGTCGCTGGTCTATCCAGAAGAGGCGAACATCGATCAGTCGAGGGTCTCGATCCTGGCGCCGGTGGGGCTGGCCGTATTGGGCCTTCAGGTGGGTGACATCATCGAGTGGCCGTTGCCCAACGAGCGCCTTGGCAAACTCCGCATTCTGGAGGTTCTCTACCAGCCGGAGGCGGCAGGCGACTTCCACCTGTGAACACATGGACCGCCAAGAGATGGCACACGACAACCGCTGGGCAAATCTCGTGAACACAGCCTTTCTCCTGGACCAGGCGCCAAGGCGTCCAGGACCAGAGGGCCTCCGGCCAACGCTCGAGATGCTCGAGAGCGCGCTGGAGGTGTTCCCTTCGGCCGTGGATCCCGTGGAAGACTTTGAAGGCTATGCCGTGCGCCGGTTGCTCTTGGCGCTCAAGGCGGTCTTGTCGGAGCAAGTCTCCCCGTAATCGATGAGTCTCCGAAGTGGCTCAAGGATCACGTCGAGGAGTCGCCCCGCAACGCGCCCGCTCGACGGGTCAGTCTTCAGAGCGCTCGCGAGCCGCGAAAAGTCACAGAGCATCACACGGTACAGACCGGCGTCGGGCCCGGTCGGGTCACCGCGCAGCGTCGAGTGCTCGAAAGCCGGACCGTACGTCTCGAAACCCAGCTTTTCGTAGAGCGGGACATGCATGGGCAGGCAGGAGAGCGCGATGCGCGTCTGCCGGAGACGTGACAGGACATCGAGAAATCCGATTTGCAGCATCGCGAGCGCGATGGTCGTCTTGCGGGGCAACGCGACGAGCGACGAGTCGGTGAACCAGATGGAGCGCTGGAACTCGTCATCGACCATCAGCCTGCCTGCACATGCGATCCCGACGGGGATGGAGGCCCCATCGAGCAGGCCCGACGAAGGCCAGACCCGAATGGTCGCGACACAGACTCCGTCGCGCCAGGCAACCCACCAACCGTCGTCGGCTTGAGCCAGCGGCGCTCTCAGTCTTCGCTCGCGCTCCGCGTAGATTCGCGTGACGAGCCCATGTGCCGCAGCGACCTCGTGCTCGCTCTCAGCAGCACGAATGACGACTTCGCCAGCACGAGCAGACCGCAGCACCAACTGGGTTTGCTCCGATTGGATGGACAGAGGAATGATGCTGACAACTGAACAAGTCGTGCAGCTTGTTCGAACCCCACGGCCGAAGAAGGGACGCCGGCGAGGTCCCACTGCTCGCAATGCGCTCAAGCAGGCCCCTCTCAATCCCCGAGGAAGACGTACCGCACGCGGAGCCAGTCCCCATCCGCTTGCTGCACCCTTGCTGTAAGCCCCTCCAGAAAAGCGAAGGGCCCGGAATCGGCGGGAAGCATCCCCATCGATTCCGGGCCCTTGTGTCTGCGCGCGATACAGGATTCGAACCTGTGGCCTTTGGCTCCGGAGGCCAACGCTCTATCCAGCTGAGCTAATCGCGCAGGAGGCCGACGACGGGGGGACAACTAGCCGAGATCCTGGGCTGACGCAAGCACGCACTCCTACAACCGCGGACAAGGCAACGCCCCTTCCTGGGACCGTCCCCTCCTCACTCCCAGGGTGAACCGCCTGCTCTCTCGAGGGATGAGCGCCCACCGGCAGCTTCCACGGAACGCCCTGCCCAGGCCCTCCTCCAGGTTCTGCGGACACTGCAATTGTGCAGATGCCCTCGGAGGAAACTGGAGAGCCGAAACTCGAAGAAACAGGCCAGAAGCCGCCTCGATGCCGCCTGGGAGGCAGAGGGGGGAGCCCCTGGGGTCATGGTCCCGTTCCGGAGCGTGACCGAACACTGAGCCCCATGCATCTTCCTTCTCTTGCGTTCCTCTGGCACCGCAACCCTCCGCTGCACGCCGCCCTCCTGACCGGGCTGCTTCTCACGGCCGCGTGTACCACCGCCTGGACGGAACCTTCCTCGGAGGAACAGAAACCCTCGGATGTGAGTCGACTGCTCCCCCCGGGCTCGACAGCCGTCACCCTCATCTTCTCGGACACACTGAAGAGCCAGACGCGTGTCGGCCCGCTGTTCGCGAAGTACGGACTGCACGCCACCCTGTACGTCAGCAGCGGGCGCATCGGGTTCGGCAGCGGCTACCTCTCCCTGGGGGACCTAAGAGCCCTCGCGGAGGCCGGGCACGAGGTGGGCAGCCACACCCTGGATCACGAGGAGCTGGAGGATCTACCACCCGCGGAGGTGCGAAGACAGGTATGTGATGACCGTGTCGCCCTGATGGGACTGGGATTCTCCGTCACGTCGTTTTCCTACCCCTTCAGCTCGGACACGCCCCCCGTGCGGCAGATCGTCAGCGACTGCGCATTCAACAGCGCCAGCGCCACAGGCCTGATCCGCAACCCCACCGGCTGTCCGAACTGCCCGCTCGCGGAGACCCTTCCCCCGCTGGACCCTTTCCGCATCCGCGCGGTCACCTCCATCAAGGCAGACTGGACGCTGGAGAATTTGCAGAGCCTGGTGCTCCAAGCCGAGGGGGTGGGGGGAGGATGGATCATGCTCTCCTTTCACCAGATCTGTGAGGGGTGCGCGACGTACAGCATCTCCGAGGCGAAGCTGGACGCGTTCCTCGCATGGCTCGCACCCCGCGCTTCACGGGGCACGTATGTGATGACCACGCACGAGCTCGTTGGCGGGCCCGTGAAGCCCCCCATCCAGAGTGATGGCGGAGTCGCCGACGCGGGCCCCTTCGATGCGGGCGTGCCGGACGCGGGCTCACCGGACGCAGGCATCCCGGACGGAGGTCCCCCGGGAGAGTCCCTCCCCCTGCCCAACCCCTCGCTGGAGACCGACAGCGACGAGGACAACGTGCCCGACTGCTGGAAGCGGCAAAACCCGGGCGCCTCCCTGGGAGGCTGGTTGCGGACATCGGAGTCCCGAGCTGGGAAATGGGCGCAGCGGGCACGCATCGGCAGCGGCCCTCCCGGGGAGCGGCGGCTGGTGGTCCTCCAGGACAGCGGCGCCTGCGCGCTGGCGGTGACGCCCGGGCGCTCCTACCGGCTCTCCGCCTGGTACAAAACCGACTCCCAGGCTGGATTCGTTGCCGATTACCGCACCTCCACCGGCAACTGGGTGTCCTGGACAACGGGGCCAGACCTCCGGTTGAACGCCACCTCATACGCCCACGGAACGTGGACCACCCCCCCGTTGCCCGCGGATGCCACGCACCTCAGCATCGGACTGGCGTTGAGGGCCGCGGGCTTCCTCCTGATGGAGGACTTCGCACTCGAAGCGCTCGCGCCTCCACCGTGAGTGCATGCACAGGAAGCCTCTGCCCCTCCCCTCTCATGCCAGCGCTGCCAGGACAGCCTTCCCAATAAATTCAGGCAGTTAAGAGATGCACGAGCCGGGAGTCGAACCCGGACGGTCCTTTCGGACCAACGGATTTTAAGTCCGCTGCGTCTACCTGTTCCGCCACTCGTGCGCGAAGTTGTCGGCGTCGGGACCTTCTCTCAACTGCTGGACGGCCGCAATGCGCGCGACGGTCGATTCTGTCCCGCCCCTGGTATAAAGCGCCCGCCATGCTAGAGACCGTCACCAAGGGATTCCGTTCCGCCAAGAACCGCCTCGCGGGCAAGAGCGAGCTCACCCCAGAGTTGGTGGATGAGTCCCTCCGCGACATCCGCGTCTCCCTTCTCGAGGCGGACGTCTCGTTCGACGTGGTGAAGAAGTTCGTCTCCCGCGTCCGCGAGAAGGCGGTGGGAGAAGTGGTGCAGACGACCATCACCGACAAGAGCGGCCAGAAGCGCAAGGTCAGCCCCGCGGACTACTTCGTCAAGGTGTGCCACGACGAACTCGAGGCCCTCATGGGGCCGGTGGACACCAGCCTCAAGCTCAAGCCCCGGGGCCAGCTGAGCGGCATCATGATGGTGGGCCTGCAAGGCTCCGGAAAGACGACCACGACGGGCAAGCTGGCCAACCGGCTGCTCCAGGAAGGACGCAAGCCCCTGCTGGTGGCCGCCGACATCTACCGTCCCGCGGCCGTGGACCAGCTCAAGGTGTTGGGGGAACGGCTCAAGGTCCCCGTGTACTTCGAGCCCGGCGTGGCGCCCCCGGAGTTGGCCGTGCGCGGGTACGCCGCGGCGCGGGAGCAGAAGTGCGATGTGGTGCTCATCGACACGGCCGGCCGGCTCGCGATCGACGAGTCCTTGATGGCCGAGTTGGAGTCCATCAAGGGCAACGTCCACCCGGACAACATCCTACTCGTCTGCGACGCGATGATCGGCCAGGACGCCGTGCGGACGGCGGCCGAGTTCGATCGGCGGTTGACGCTCGACGGCTTCATCCTCACGAAGCTGGACGGCGATGCGCGCGGTGGCGCGGCGCTGTCCATCAAGGAGGTCACCGGCAAGCCCATCAAGTTCCTGGGCATGGGCGAGTCGATGGACAAGCTCGAGGAGTTCCGGCCGGAAGGGCTTGCGGGCCGCATCCTGGGCTTTGGCGACATCGTCGGCCTGATGAAGGACTTCGAGAAGGTCGTCGACGAGAAGCGGGCCGAGGAGGACGCGCTCAAGCTGCTGTCCGGCAACTTCTCGATGAAGGACTTCGTCGAGCAGATCCGCATGGTGCGGAAGATGGGCCCGCTGAAGGATCTGCTGGAGAAGTTCCCGTTGTTCGGGGAACTGACCGAGCAGCTCAACCCTGAT
Protein-coding sequences here:
- the pstC gene encoding phosphate ABC transporter permease subunit PstC, giving the protein MDREALMQQSLAETVVVPQLSPTARRRQIREKAIAGIITLMAFTGIAALVLIIVFVAKEALALFTDAHAREEASFSKMFLPQVARQGRPPTFTWQPVSSIPKVSMIPLFIGTLKTTFVSMLVAVPLGVAGALFAAEFAPRRLREFLKPIIELLAGIPSVVLGFFALMVLATLLQDTFGFTYRLNAVVAGLGLALAIVPVIFTVAEDALTAVPRSYREASLALGATPWETAWKVVLPAAAPGILAACVLGFGRAIGETMIILMASGNAAIVSSSLGDSVRSLSATIAAEMGEVVVGSPHYSLLFFIGVELFVFTFVLNMVASVWTKKVLKRLTGGAS
- the pstA gene encoding phosphate ABC transporter permease PstA, whose protein sequence is MKHATRRTVGAALTSLTGLAALLIVTMLALILLDVLRGGAGHVTWEFLSQPPSDGMMRGGIFPALYGTAALTLLMTLAVMPVGVLTAVYLHEYASPDSRLARWVRVAIVNLAGVPSIVFGLFGLGFFIHFVGGGMDRMMGYQTMHWAQPSILWASLTLAVLTLPVVIVSTEEALRAVPMDHRTASLALGATQSQTLMRVVLPGALPGILTGAVLAVSRGAGEVAPILFTGAAYFLPDLPTSLSSQFMHLGYHTYVLATQSPDIEATRPLLYATVLVLLMLTFALNLVAVVIRTRTRRRAANAH
- the pstB gene encoding phosphate ABC transporter ATP-binding protein PstB, whose amino-acid sequence is MEARALTLRYGSKVAIREVSLAIPEHRVTAMIGPSGCGKSTFLRSLNRMNDLIPHTHHTGTISLDGMSIHDRNVDVVDLRRRVGMVFQKSNPFPKSIFENVAYGLRVGGLKNKAELAVRVEKSLRGAALWDEVKDRLDDSALGLSGGQQQRLCIARAMAVEPEVLLMDEPASALDPIATAKIEELIYVLKATYTIAIVTHNMQQAARVSDRTAFFYMGELVECGPTEQIFTNPHEKRTEDYVTGKFG
- the phoU gene encoding phosphate signaling complex protein PhoU gives rise to the protein MPATHTDKAFEQDLRDLRERLLAMGAKVEALIAGSVRALTERDSTLAEKVIQSDKDVNRLEVEIDDLCRRILALRQPAASDLRLITTALKIVTDLERIGDLAVNIAERAHDLNQVPPLAPYVDTPKLAELAQQQVKKALDAFVSDDVAKAEEVLKGDDLLDALFLKIFNELLAYMMEDSKNIRRATALMFIAKHLERIGDHALNVAEMVVYMVRGKDIRHPLSRNLTME
- a CDS encoding ceramide glucosyltransferase — its product is MPVAALLLFSAAFLGLLALAVQLALVLRHRPRSGQSHPKPETSPGISILKPLCGVDDDLEANLEQFATLDYPRYEVILGVKDMRDPAYALARMAVARWPHVMKLALQEGEPGLNPKVNQLVTLSAEARYGLWVISDSNVRVAPGYLREIAEGFEDPEVGCVTHPIAGIGERTVGSLMDNLHLASSAAAGVIAAKRLVDKDIVVGKSMAMRREDVEALGGFFSVKDVLAEDFVIGQWITHKLGKRVVIARTPVFNVSLNKRVGDFFKRYVRWSVIHHMSVSTPTYMAQALLNPAPLALLAALLAPSWESFAAAGTVALVKALLDLTVFRALRPEPVSWSAVPVVLLKDALLFVAWCNGLFSRTVQWRGTRLRVLAGTRLAASTAPSTPPLSTSDVAGHEELLAG
- a CDS encoding response regulator, which gives rise to MADDARKVLVVDDDADWREFLKLCLEELGYETIEAADGPEALASLSRERCGVMLLDLNMPGMSGLEVVERMPRNASPRIVFLTSAAAQDVGSALLSGPHYYLPKGASRDELSLLLQSLDA
- the rnk gene encoding nucleoside diphosphate kinase regulator, yielding MSSRSVHEPRFAATVPSLQITAEDMIRLRAVVERHLEGTKAAAAEQLELELDRARVVRQEQIPPDIVTMRSRVLFEDLDTGRRREASLVYPEEANIDQSRVSILAPVGLAVLGLQVGDIIEWPLPNERLGKLRILEVLYQPEAAGDFHL
- a CDS encoding polysaccharide deacetylase family protein, which encodes MSRLLPPGSTAVTLIFSDTLKSQTRVGPLFAKYGLHATLYVSSGRIGFGSGYLSLGDLRALAEAGHEVGSHTLDHEELEDLPPAEVRRQVCDDRVALMGLGFSVTSFSYPFSSDTPPVRQIVSDCAFNSASATGLIRNPTGCPNCPLAETLPPLDPFRIRAVTSIKADWTLENLQSLVLQAEGVGGGWIMLSFHQICEGCATYSISEAKLDAFLAWLAPRASRGTYVMTTHELVGGPVKPPIQSDGGVADAGPFDAGVPDAGSPDAGIPDGGPPGESLPLPNPSLETDSDEDNVPDCWKRQNPGASLGGWLRTSESRAGKWAQRARIGSGPPGERRLVVLQDSGACALAVTPGRSYRLSAWYKTDSQAGFVADYRTSTGNWVSWTTGPDLRLNATSYAHGTWTTPPLPADATHLSIGLALRAAGFLLMEDFALEALAPPP
- the ffh gene encoding signal recognition particle protein — translated: MLETVTKGFRSAKNRLAGKSELTPELVDESLRDIRVSLLEADVSFDVVKKFVSRVREKAVGEVVQTTITDKSGQKRKVSPADYFVKVCHDELEALMGPVDTSLKLKPRGQLSGIMMVGLQGSGKTTTTGKLANRLLQEGRKPLLVAADIYRPAAVDQLKVLGERLKVPVYFEPGVAPPELAVRGYAAAREQKCDVVLIDTAGRLAIDESLMAELESIKGNVHPDNILLVCDAMIGQDAVRTAAEFDRRLTLDGFILTKLDGDARGGAALSIKEVTGKPIKFLGMGESMDKLEEFRPEGLAGRILGFGDIVGLMKDFEKVVDEKRAEEDALKLLSGNFSMKDFVEQIRMVRKMGPLKDLLEKFPLFGELTEQLNPDEKELTKIEAMYDSMTEKERLRPDLINASRINRISKGSGRKPEDVRDLLQKFGMMQQVMGTIGQNPGLLGRIPGFKQLGQLSQLKNMDLSGVLGKDKMLQQAMSGMGGMPMQLPQIAPGYTAPMGQAAMAKARLMGYAPPASSGKTEDRDAIKERRKREKANKKKNRKKK